The following nucleotide sequence is from Bacillota bacterium.
ACTGAGAGTGCTACCGGCAAGGACGATCAGCCGACGGCGCGTTGCGCTCGTCCTGACCCTGATCCTTACTGGGCTGGCATCAGGTCTTGCGAGCGACCGAAGCGAAGCAGTAGGCTTACCCCCTGCAAGGTCAGTCGTATTCGGCCCCAGGCCCTTGTGGGCCGCGATGGTGCTTCAGGCCTCGGGAATAAACCCGCCTACGGCAACAGGGGCGGAGATGGGGGCCGTCATGAACTGGGCCACCGCACGGGTGGTGAAGCAGATGGTGGTGGTTCCCAGGCACACGGAGAGAGTCCCGGACCCCGGGATGGACAAGGGCATGACTCGTCTTGTCCAGGCAGGAAGGGATGGTCGTATCGAGCGGGTGTACCTCGTCATGAGGGACGCCGCGGGTGACGCGAGTCAGACCCTCATAAGCCAGCGGGTCATGACGAAGGCGCAACCCCAGGTGATTGCGGTCGGCACCAGGGAACCTTTGCGCGTTCTCTTGACGTCGCGCGGTACATACACCTACCGCAGAGCTCTCACCATGATAGCGACGGCTTACGAGCCGTCCGAGAGATCCTGCGGGAAATACGCCGACGGCTACACGGCAATAGGCATGAAAGCAGTCCCGGGAGTGGTCGCGGTGGANNNNNNNNNNCTCAGGACCCGACTGTACGTCGAGGGGTACGGGCCCGCAATCGCGGCTGACGTGGGGGCCGCTATCAAGGGGAACCGGATAGATCTGTTCTTCGAGACAGTAGAGGAGGCGCTCGCTTACGGCCGCCGCAGGGTGAAAGTGTACATACTGGAAGACCACTAAGCCTTCAGTTCGCTCATGGCCGTTGCCGAGTCGCCCATGTGCGGCAGAGTCTCAAGCCGGTCTCCCGCCCTCCGGGGAGACCGGCTGGTTTTCATCTGCGCGATGAGCCGGGGTTGTGGTAAAATACAATCATGAAGAGGCTTGGGCAGAACTTCCTCGTCGATGGAAAGGTCCGGAATGCCATAGTAGATGCTTCGGGGGCGGACGACAAAGATCTGGTGGTCGAGATAGGCTCAGGGCGAGGGGAACTCACGAAGGCGCTCGCCATGCGGGCGGGGAAAGTCGCGGCCATCGAAATCGATCCGGCTCTAGTCGATCGGGTGAAGCAGGTCTCGGCGTCATTGCCGAATATCCACCCTATTCAGGCCGATGTTCTGTCTTTGGATTTTGTGAGGCTCGTGGCGGAGCTGACGCCACCGGGGTCGGGACTTACGAGGGTATTGGTGGTAGGCAATCTTCCCTACTACATTACCACTCCGATCCTCAAGAAACTCATCGCGGGCTCCTTTCTCTTCCACACAATGGTCCTTATGGTTCAGCTGGAGGTCGCCGAGAAGCTCGTCGCAGGTCCGGGGGATCCAGGCTACGGTCCCATCACCATAGAAACGC
It contains:
- a CDS encoding G5 domain-containing protein encodes the protein MLPARTISRRRVALVLTLILTGLASGLASDRSEAVGLPPARSVVFGPRPLWAAMVLQASGINPPTATGAEMGAVMNWATARVVKQMVVVPRHTERVPDPGMDKGMTRLVQAGRDGRIERVYLVMRDAAGDASQTLISQRVMTKAQPQVIAVGTREPLRVLLTSRGTYTYRRALTMIATAYEPSERSCGKYADGYTAIGMKAVPGVVAV
- the rsmA gene encoding 16S rRNA (adenine(1518)-N(6)/adenine(1519)-N(6))-dimethyltransferase RsmA yields the protein MKRLGQNFLVDGKVRNAIVDASGADDKDLVVEIGSGRGELTKALAMRAGKVAAIEIDPALVDRVKQVSASLPNIHPIQADVLSLDFVRLVAELTPPGSGLTRVLVVGNLPYYITTPILKKLIAGSFLFHTMVLMVQLEVAEKLVAGPGDPGYGPITIETQYHTAPEILYTVAPQAFDPPPAVHSAVVRFKVLARPPVEASPDILFELVRASFGQRRKSLRNSLVASHLFRGDRALVRCVLERACVDGARRAESLSLYEFAALARALQTEASDTR